A DNA window from Bacilli bacterium contains the following coding sequences:
- the sda gene encoding sporulation histidine kinase inhibitor Sda, with protein MKSCDETNSFSLLSDNHLIDCYLKSLELDMEPAFIELLELEMERRDIPVDFVKLGHPSYVFSS; from the coding sequence ATGAAGTCTTGTGATGAAACAAATTCCTTTTCATTGCTCAGCGACAACCACTTGATCGACTGTTATTTAAAATCGCTGGAACTGGATATGGAACCGGCTTTTATTGAACTGTTGGAGTTGGAGATGGAACGCAGAGATATTCCCGTCGATTTTGTCAAACTAGGCCACCCATCTTACGTTTTTTCATCCTGA
- a CDS encoding class 1 isoprenoid biosynthesis enzyme, whose protein sequence is MQEIIMKEALRVIDEYFRVRELNELMKRALADKQEEKSTWSDIVLCSHYMFGGNSPDIHRVAANLELLILALDILDDLQDEDNVAKPWMVVPRATALNVVIGFIFAAFADLGQTIAHHNGGEIAFFAIIGRLVTRSINGQQIDLNNAINSEQEYLAMVHEKSGSLFRLACTIGYTLAHLQGRDTIERIDTVAEYAGVMAQLNNDMRDVLRFDLKNDLLHKKKTLTTLFLLQHSEEDYPLFKQFYEGIATKEQFLQAKADILEFIQNSGAIEYTKVIQTLYCNRASEAFAGLPGDEYWKGKFREIAIDPYSLQE, encoded by the coding sequence TTGCAAGAAATCATCATGAAAGAAGCGCTGCGCGTGATCGACGAATATTTTCGCGTGCGCGAATTGAATGAGTTGATGAAGCGCGCGCTTGCCGACAAACAGGAAGAAAAGAGCACATGGTCCGATATCGTATTATGCAGCCACTATATGTTTGGCGGCAATTCGCCGGACATTCACCGGGTGGCGGCCAATCTGGAGTTGCTAATTCTGGCGCTGGATATTCTGGACGATTTGCAGGACGAAGATAATGTGGCCAAACCGTGGATGGTCGTCCCGCGCGCTACCGCGCTCAATGTGGTGATCGGCTTTATTTTCGCGGCGTTTGCCGACCTTGGCCAGACAATTGCTCATCATAATGGGGGGGAAATTGCGTTTTTCGCGATTATCGGCAGGCTGGTGACCCGTTCCATTAACGGCCAGCAAATTGATTTGAATAATGCGATCAACTCGGAACAGGAATATTTGGCGATGGTGCACGAAAAATCCGGCTCGCTGTTTCGCCTGGCTTGTACGATCGGATACACGCTCGCTCATTTGCAGGGCCGCGACACGATCGAACGGATTGACACGGTGGCGGAATACGCCGGGGTGATGGCGCAACTCAACAATGACATGCGCGATGTGCTGCGGTTTGATTTGAAAAATGACCTGTTGCATAAAAAGAAAACGCTCACGACTTTGTTTTTATTGCAGCATAGCGAAGAAGATTATCCGTTGTTCAAGCAATTTTACGAGGGAATCGCCACGAAGGAACAGTTTTTGCAGGCAAAAGCCGACATTCTTGAATTCATTCAGAACTCGGGCGCCATCGAATATACCAAAGTGATTCAGACGCTATACTGCAATCGCGCCAGCGAGGCTTTCGCCGGCTTGCCGGGAGACGAATATTGGAAAGGCAAGTTTCGCGAAATCGCGATTGATCCGTACAGCTTGCAGGAATGA
- a CDS encoding acyltransferase, which yields MERKATERINHLDLYRAFAILAVIAIHGTSIYAAKVPKDSLFYPVYFFINKGSMFAVPAFLFLSALVLFYNYYPRERNSWSGFWRKRMKFVLVPYFLWSLFYFLLLQIGINRSLTFDAFIGFGKKLLLGTNYTHLYFIFVIAQFYVLFPLMLALVKKVPAIARHLIATGIVVQIAFVFLNRSVLHITTTGRLVITYTLFLCLGAYIGMNYRKYIDKLYANRWPWIVAWAVSGVVFLTYLWLMDHGITWKSDLNGYLYNVLYYGYVSLSCIALLLISSALHAKRGRLVTLLQSIGIGSFAIYFVHPVFLLVWRRYIQQTGDVILFHLLTAAGAIAALTLSWFMYLAIRKLKWAWLLTGK from the coding sequence ATGGAGCGCAAGGCAACTGAACGCATCAACCATCTGGATTTGTACCGTGCGTTTGCCATTCTGGCAGTGATCGCCATCCACGGGACATCCATCTACGCCGCCAAAGTTCCGAAAGACTCGCTGTTTTATCCCGTCTACTTTTTTATAAACAAAGGAAGCATGTTTGCCGTTCCCGCCTTCTTGTTTTTAAGCGCGCTCGTTCTGTTTTACAATTACTATCCGCGCGAACGGAATTCATGGAGCGGATTTTGGCGGAAACGCATGAAATTTGTGCTTGTTCCCTATTTTCTATGGTCCTTGTTTTATTTCCTGCTTTTGCAGATCGGAATCAACCGTTCGCTTACCTTCGATGCCTTTATCGGCTTCGGGAAAAAGCTTTTGCTCGGCACAAACTATACCCATTTGTATTTTATTTTTGTGATCGCCCAATTTTATGTGCTGTTCCCGCTTATGCTCGCCCTGGTCAAAAAAGTCCCTGCCATCGCTAGGCATTTGATCGCAACCGGCATTGTGGTCCAAATCGCTTTTGTTTTTTTGAACCGCTCCGTTCTGCATATTACCACGACAGGCAGACTGGTTATAACCTATACCCTGTTTTTATGCCTTGGCGCCTATATCGGCATGAATTACCGCAAATACATAGACAAGCTCTATGCGAACAGATGGCCGTGGATTGTGGCGTGGGCCGTTTCCGGCGTCGTCTTTCTTACGTATTTATGGTTAATGGACCATGGCATCACCTGGAAATCGGATCTGAACGGATACTTGTACAACGTTTTGTATTACGGATACGTATCGTTATCCTGCATTGCGCTTTTGTTGATCTCAAGCGCCCTGCACGCCAAGAGAGGACGGCTGGTTACGCTGCTTCAGTCGATCGGTATCGGGTCGTTTGCGATTTATTTCGTCCATCCTGTTTTCTTGCTCGTGTGGCGGCGCTATATCCAGCAAACTGGCGATGTTATTTTGTTCCACCTGCTGACGGCTGCCGGAGCGATAGCCGCCCTTACGCTCTCCTGGTTTATGTATTTGGCGATCCGCAAACTGAAATGGGCCTGGCTGCTCACGGGAAAATAA
- a CDS encoding SOS response-associated peptidase: TLTVTLDELLLFFHTDKIVFGYTPKYNIAPGQMIAAAIADGNETRIGQLKWGLIPPWASNEKTGYKMINARAETLDKKAAFSDAIKRKRCLIPADGFYEWNHSGEKYPVRIVMSDRGLFAMAGIYETWTAPDGRKVHSCAIITTRPNELVSKLHDRMPVIVRREHWPLWLDRNMRDIRLLTPLFAPYPAEEMEYYRVSPAVGNVKNDSAACIEPIA; encoded by the coding sequence TACGCTGACCGTAACATTGGATGAGTTGCTGTTATTTTTTCATACGGACAAAATTGTGTTCGGGTATACGCCAAAATACAACATCGCGCCGGGGCAGATGATCGCCGCCGCGATTGCCGATGGAAACGAAACGCGGATCGGCCAGCTTAAATGGGGACTGATTCCGCCGTGGGCAAGTAATGAAAAAACCGGCTACAAAATGATCAATGCGCGCGCCGAAACGCTGGATAAAAAGGCGGCGTTTAGCGATGCGATCAAGCGCAAACGCTGCCTGATACCAGCCGACGGTTTCTATGAATGGAACCATAGCGGGGAAAAATATCCCGTGCGCATCGTCATGAGCGACCGCGGCCTGTTCGCCATGGCCGGGATTTATGAAACGTGGACCGCTCCGGACGGCCGCAAGGTACATTCCTGCGCAATCATTACGACCCGTCCCAATGAGCTCGTGTCCAAACTGCACGATCGCATGCCCGTGATCGTGAGACGGGAACATTGGCCGTTGTGGCTGGATCGGAATATGCGGGACATTCGTTTACTGACGCCGTTGTTTGCGCCATACCCCGCGGAGGAAATGGAGTATTACCGGGTTTCCCCCGCCGTCGGCAACGTGAAAAACGACTCCGCCGCCTGCATCGAACCAATCGCTTAA
- a CDS encoding sigma-70 family RNA polymerase sigma factor yields METKSEVKMWRCVETAADARVVLREWMDAYGNDIWNYAFVMLQNAADADDITQEVFLRLYRDMPEFLREPSLKLRIFALTRSCIADYKRSSIFRRLFFYRQTETGMAQHSPANKLWRQILSLPAKSREVLILFGHYRFSLHETAAILHISAGKVKARLRDARRRILEQGEDGQNGSEQRG; encoded by the coding sequence GTGGAAACGAAATCCGAGGTCAAAATGTGGCGCTGCGTCGAAACAGCCGCGGATGCCAGGGTTGTTTTGCGGGAATGGATGGATGCCTACGGCAACGACATATGGAATTATGCGTTTGTCATGCTGCAAAACGCCGCGGATGCGGACGATATCACACAGGAAGTGTTTTTGCGGCTTTATCGCGATATGCCGGAATTTTTGCGGGAGCCTTCTTTAAAATTGCGCATTTTCGCCTTGACGCGCAGTTGCATTGCCGATTACAAACGATCATCCATTTTCCGCAGGCTTTTCTTTTACCGCCAAACGGAAACGGGCATGGCGCAGCATTCCCCGGCAAACAAACTGTGGCGGCAAATACTTAGCCTGCCGGCCAAGTCCCGCGAAGTTTTAATTCTGTTTGGCCATTACCGGTTCTCGCTCCATGAAACCGCCGCCATTTTGCATATCAGCGCGGGAAAAGTCAAAGCAAGACTGCGCGATGCGCGCCGGCGTATCCTCGAACAAGGGGAAGATGGGCAAAATGGATCCGAACAACGAGGATAA
- a CDS encoding response regulator transcription factor, with protein MKEPIRLLIVEDHPLMAQATKDLLEELESVQVVGVAADGCTALQLVEEHNPDIVFLDFNLPDIYGDEVLKKIKTAHPHIHVIIFTGFDISDLFNHLIELKVSGIISKEEKGEVYLAMIQSVMQGHTVVPLHIFQQMRINGTKMSEQILTNDEQSIMEMVIKGFTNEQIAEEIHMSKRSVDNYLKKVYQKYGVKSRAQAIKKYLETN; from the coding sequence ATGAAAGAGCCGATCCGGTTGTTGATCGTGGAAGATCACCCGCTAATGGCGCAAGCGACCAAAGACCTGCTGGAAGAGCTGGAGTCGGTGCAGGTGGTTGGTGTCGCAGCGGACGGCTGTACCGCTCTGCAACTTGTGGAAGAGCATAATCCGGATATTGTTTTTCTTGATTTTAACCTGCCCGATATTTACGGGGATGAAGTGCTAAAAAAGATCAAGACGGCGCATCCGCACATTCATGTGATCATTTTCACCGGCTTTGACATATCCGATCTGTTCAACCATTTGATAGAGTTGAAAGTAAGCGGAATTATTTCCAAAGAAGAAAAGGGCGAAGTGTACCTGGCCATGATCCAAAGCGTCATGCAAGGCCACACCGTGGTGCCGTTGCACATTTTTCAGCAAATGAGGATAAACGGCACCAAAATGTCGGAACAAATACTCACAAACGACGAGCAAAGCATCATGGAAATGGTGATCAAAGGATTTACCAACGAACAAATCGCTGAAGAAATTCATATGAGCAAACGTTCAGTTGATAATTATTTGAAAAAAGTCTACCAAAAATATGGAGTGAAATCCCGGGCGCAGGCAATCAAAAAGTACCTGGAAACAAATTGA